The window CTGTCCTTGTAGTAAGAGTGTGTAGCAGATAGATGCTGCAATAATTAGCATCTTATCTCAAAAGGTAATCCTACATTTTCTGACTgaatttcttcttttaaaacagATGCAGCCTAGTCAGATCTTGAAGGTTGCCAAATATCCAGTGGATAAAACTACTAAAACCGAATGTGGTTGGGATTTCTGCAGACTGGGCTGCCTGTGTGCTAGTCTGCAATATTCTAGGAAAGGTCCCCTCCACTGCCAGCGCCCTGAGTGCATGTTTGGCTGTGCCTGCTTCAAACGTAAGATCACTAAGCAGTTGATCACAGCGGAGGACAAGGCAGAAGGCCAGCCTGTTTACTGTAAGCCCAAACTAGTTTTAAACTACCTCTGCAGTGATGGATTCCCTTGTTTATAGCTTTTCCCTTAgcttaattttttttgtttttgctctaaCAAAAGTACATTTCAGAAATGTTTGTCTCTCACACAGCCATGACTAACATGGAACATCCATCCCAGCCTCAGCGTGGCTTCCATGCTAAGACACTCTGGAAATGCAGCACCAATAATGAGGATCCAGAGCCTGTCTTTGCTCCCAGTGGTGCTCGACCATGTTTGGCTCCTATAAAGGCTGCAAAACGTAGCAGCCTGGCTCATCCATCACAACAGGTAAAATACAAATttatggttttgttttttgtttttctgtgctttttCACGCTTTAACCCCTTAGTGTTCATACTTAATAGTTAAAACAGCCAAGTTACAGGTCTAAAAATAAGTGTTTTAATTTATATTTGTCTTCAAGCTATGAGGTTATGTTTGTGGTTTGTCTGTTCACTCAAATGGGATATTTCCAGTTCACTCTAAGGGGATTTTATTAAGCACAAAATAATCATGTGCACCCAAGGATGAACAATGACCAATGTAACTATGACCTCAGAATTttgaggatttcttttttccctacCTGgtaaaaatattgattttgaCCTGAGGATAATTGAGATTACTTTTCTGGTATtaggaaacatttaaaatgtgtataTAAAGAAATGGCTCGGCttaatcatttttaataacATTGCACCAAAACAAAGTTCTTGCCATGTTTAAACACCATAATATAAAACCAGAAGGCGGGTTAGAGGGTATGCTAagctgctcgtgtgtgtgtgtgtgtgtgtgtgtgtgtgtgtgtgtgtgtgtgtgtgtgtgatattcaTGATCTAGAACCTCTTGAAACCTCCGCAGATGAGAGAAGACGATAAGGACCCTGTGTATAAATACCTGGAGAGCATGATGACCTGTGCACGTGTAAGAGGGTTCAGAGAGAGGGCCCCACCTGAAGTGaatttagagcccaaaatcaTCGGTACACCCAGAATCATATTTTTGTACTATTAATGTGGActcagttctggttctgggttCGGTGACAtaacagtgtttttgttttctgtgcagAGAAACCCCCTCAGTTGACAGCttttgatgagaaggaggcaAGAAAACAAATTGAGATCCAGTCCGGATGTCATTGGAGGAAGGACCGGAAAAAGGTCCTGGAAGAGTTATGCCGACGCATGAATCAGAATAATATTCCTGAGAGCTTTATCATAGAACCGTACCAGATCCGCCTGATTACCAAGATTGTCATGCAGAAGCCCAGCGGCTCAGTCATTAAATACAGGGTAAGACTGGAGATTCTAACAGATTTTACAATTTAAAGTTCTTCTGAAAGATGCTCTTGTATAAAACAGTCTTTCTCATCTTTATGAAGTTGCATATTAGTGAACCATCAGCCAATGATGAGGAAAAGTCTGAAAGCAGTGACAAAGAAATGCATGCCAGTGATGGTGAGGACATGGAAACagttgaggaagaggaagagccagTTATGCGCTATGGAGTCACGCCTTTTCTGAGCGGTGTGTTACCTGCTGGCAAACTGAGAGCCAGAACCAAACCAGTTGGCTGTCAAGCATCCGGACTTATACAGGTTATATACAGGTTATAGGCTAAAGGCTATAAcactttttgacattttttacCTGATAGGGACTAAGTGAGTTTTCCTGACCTAAATTACTTTCCCTACAGGTTAATGGCAAGACGTACAATCAGGCCAGACTGTTGCTGGGAACTATGGGATCTTTACATCCAGCCAACCGTCTTGCAGCTTACATCACAGGCCGAGTGAATTTGCCcgctgaaataaataaaaaaactctAAAGTCAGATCCTACAAACAAAGCCAACACTCCTGCTATCCTGCTCGTCAAAGCTGCAGGCACCGAGACCCCTTCGACAATAACCCCCAGAACAACTGCGAAGCTGAAGAATCCGACACAGCAGCCAGGTAAACTTGGTCTCTGAGACATAAGCACAGTTTTAAACAGATTCTCCCTCAGTGGTGAAAGAAGTAATAAACTCCAGAACCTTTCAACACTGACACCTGCAGCTACATCACACTATTGAGACCACCAAATGAAATGAAGCTCCTTAAATGTCCGGCTTTCAGATGTTATTAGTTGGATAAACCGGGCTTAAAATCTAACTGAAATTCAATATTGGTGTTAAGCCAGGTATCCTTTCTGGTTTGGGGCTTTAGTAAACATTAAAAATCATCACACAAGCTGCCTGATCGCTGGCTTGATAAATAAGGAATGCCATGAAGTTTCCGGTAGGTGTATATGACCCTTtacctgtgtttttgtttttgtttttttagttcaACAATCTGAGCTAGAATCTTCTAACAAGGGTTTTGTGGCACTACTGCTGCCTCCACAAAGCGCTCCATCCAAATCCCCGGTCCAAACAATCACCAGAGGAGACATCTGCCAAAGCACCACCTTCCAGAACAGCTCCATGACCTCAAACGTCTCCCTCACTGTCTCACCATCACTGAAAACCCCCAGTTTCTTAGGACAGACTGGGACCTTTTCATTTAGGATCTGCCCTCCCACTAACCAAGGCACCAAAAGTCAGACCCAGCAAGGAGTGTTGCTGCCCGGCGGCTTCACTCTCATTCAGCTCCCCAGCCAAAATACTAATGGAGACTCCCAGCAGGTACCATGTGAGAACACAGGTGGCACAGCCAACCTCAACTGGCTTGGATTGGACATTGCTGCTAAAGCTAGAGAGCTGTTAAGTAGCGAAATGGTGAAACCAGAGTTTTTCACAGCACCAAAGTGTAATGACGACACATCTTCAGAGGAGAGCGTTGAACTCAACAGGCAGGTGGAATCAGGTGGAAATGATTCAGAGTCTTTGGACTTCTCGGAAGAGAGTGATGAGGTACAACAAAAAAGCCAGAAACATAACTGCTTAGTTCTACTTAAGCTAACCTTCATGTTTGTGCTAAACCACTTCATCATGACTGCTGTAGGTGGACGTTGAAACTATCGATGGCTCACATGAATTGGTCATCGATAGAATCAAAGAAGATGCCAGAAAAGCACTCGTCACATCTCGGTAATCCATGTTAATGCATATCTTTTAGAAACAAGATGCACCATGTATATTTGTGCATATATGATACTTGCAAACATCTTTCATTTCAGGAATTCCCAGGATGGGTTTAGATCGCCGCCAGCCGCCAGCATCCAGGCACAGCCTAATTCATCTAAAGTAATTATAAATTGCTCACCTTTGACCACAGATTCTTGTTCTGCGTTCCTGATTCTGCCACGATGTGCCTTTCATCACCAGCAACAAAAGGGCAGATGTGAGAGCCTCAAAATTCTAAACAGGCGGGAGACTCACACCTGGGTAGAGAGGTTGAGGCGTTCTGAACTGAGAGAGCTGTTTGACAAACTCCACACCATCCTCCAGACGAACCCCAAGCCCCCCCGTCTTCACCTGCTTTCAATGGTCTGTTCCGCTTCCTCTTAAGTTGAgatttatttctattattattatttgtacaataaATCTGGAGAATGGTCAAAACCTTCCTACTCATTGTATGTTTGACACCAGTAACAGTAAAAAGAGCGTGTAAGCACTTTAACTTGCTAAAATAATTCATTTACattattttgtttgtgtgtttcaacCTCTTGTCTCTACAGGctcaaaatgaaatcaaatctttGGTTGAAGCCTCGAAATATCTGGAAGATCAGAAGACAAAACTGATACAGAAACAGCAGGCTTATTTGAAGGAGCTTTCACTTCTGACTGGTATGTAGGATTCAAGTTTAACATTGCTTTTTGCCTTAATAATCTATATCAAAATATTACTAATTTTTATGACTTTTTAGGGAGGTCAGAAAAGGTTATTCAAGACCGACTGAAGGAGTTTTACAAGGAGGAGaaactgaaggaaaaaacaatgaAGTGGAGCCCTTTCTTTTCCAATCTCCTCCAGTCCAGAGCTGCTCTTCTGCAGGCCGATAATTCCGAGGCCAAAAAAGAAACCATACCTCTTTTGCCATCTGACTTTTTGCTCAGGCCCTCTCAGCATCCCTCCAACCCCGTAGCTGCACAGAACACTGCGGTCCTGACACCTCTGAGAATGCAACATTTCCAGCCTGAGGTCACGAAGACAATGTCACCGGAGCTAAAGAGTGTTGCTGCACCCTCACCGCACGACGACAGAAAGGACAAGATATCCGATTCCGTTGCTCAAAGGAGTGTCAAAGCCACAACCTCAACACAGAAGCCTGATGCCATTCAGCCAGTGAAGGAGATTAGTTTTCCTCTGGTTCGCTCCAAAAGTGGCAGAATCATTCTCCCCTCATCTCTGAAGCCAAGTATGTGAAGACCTGCTTTTGACCTATTTGCTCCTGATGTTAAACTGAAACCAGTGGGGAAAATATGTACGCCTGTAATAAAGGTCACAAAGTATCTGACCATACAAATACAAGGAGTGATATAGCAAAGTTTACCCATATGCATGAGATTTTTTAATGCGAGATGATAATTGCAGAGAGCCTAAATCTAAATTAGAAATTTAGTAAAATCCagtggaaaaatgaaaacaaaaaaagggtatatgtgtgtgtgagatttacATTGGATGTTTACATATatttttcctgtgtttctcAGTTTGCCAGAACATTTTACCAGTTGTGGGTGAGAAGAGCAAGCTGGCAGGAGAGACTGGTGAGAAGCCTGCTAATAAACAGAAGACGGAGCCAGACCAGCCTGCAGAGATCATATCTgtgacagaggaggacaaaACGCTCCAATCCCCAAACTCTAAGCCAACGCCTCCATGTGTGAATACACCCATGGCCTCTGTTACCTTCCTGAACAAGTCAATGTTATTAGTCCAGAAGGCCCTGCATGCTGCAGAGCAAATTCCTACCGTGGGTCCTCAGGCTGCTCCGACCCAAACCCCTGTCCAACGCAGCAGAGGCAGACCTCGGAAGACTCCCAGGATCCAAGTGAAACTTGCTCCTGCTAGTGAACGGCGCGGGCACTCTGTTAAGAGTCTCGATCACAGTCAAACTGCAGTTGCAGAGGGACCCAAGGAAAACGGTCTGTTGACCACAGGGGATTCGCCACTTCTGCTCAAACGGGGCAGAGGACGGCCTCCGAAGAGGTCTTCATCTGAGGGGTTATGGAATCCTCCAGTCATACAGGGAAGCGTCACACCCAAATCTGAGGACATTCCTGAAAGATTTTCTAAAGAGAGTAGAAAAGCTCGGCCTTTAACCCGAGCCGCCCTTGGAAAAGACTTCCCCAGTGCGAAGAAACGCTCGTGGATAGATATAGAGAAGGAATTGGAACAGGACACAGACTCAGAATAGTTTTATGACTAAAGCCAACGCATATGTCGGTGGACCTCAGTTACTGTTGAAGCTTTATGCTGCTTTTCTGTCCAAACCTCAGTGGAGTTTCATACAGCAGTGGGaagttttgtcttttgtgtCCTGTATATCAGAGAAAAGCATTAATTGACCTTCTGAATGTACAAAAAGAAATTTTTAATAATCCTACCCACCTGCCTGTTGACTTAAAATGAAGCCTTACAAACTGTATAAATTAGGAGGACCAGCCAACACTGCTTTACTAACTCTGCatgttaattgttttctttatatTGGTCATCAATTCTTATTTTAATGAACTCACTGAAGACCATTGCTGGTAGCACTTTGGTAGGATTGGTCATTGTGGGATGTTTATTATGATAtgcatttaaaatattaaagaactttttttttcatggggCTTTAGTAATCTgaggacattttattttaaactttgttACATTAACCTACTGTGTGGATAATGTTGAGACACTGGTTTTCCTATTACTTTGGTTTAAAACAAATCATTTGACCAttgaaaatcaataaaaatgtgacatGCATATATTGTGCCACAAGTTGTCACCTGTaggttttctttgtgtgttttttttttacatgttaaaAAATAATGGTTTTGCTTGCTAATTGTTGCATTTTAAACCCATTCCATCCTGAGAAATTGCAGTCAAATGCAACAATGAGGACAAAACGGTTACAATCCAGAGGTCGTATCAACCGTCTTGTATTGACTTTTCCTAAATATGGAAATAAGTGTGAATTATTTGCTGCCCCAAGGTAGGAAAATTACAATTAAAATGTCGACAGCTATTTTCCGTAAAACATTGAGGGCACTATACCTCTTTATTGTCTAAAGAGCTATGGTTaactgatgaaataaaaaatgaatagCTCTAAGTgattaaatgttaataaaatgaTGTTACTTTAAAGGAAATGGATACAGGCTTTCAGCAGGTTAAATTGACTGCTTCTAATACTAAAATCAACAGCCAGATAATAACATAATTGAAAGCTATCTCTGATTCATGATCAAGTGGAGTTTTATCTTACAATAAactttaagattttaaaaatgtaattttatttcaaacTGCTGTTCAATCGTCGACCCGACGTCATCGCGGGGCGTGGCCTGTGCTGTATTGGGACATCACGTGGTCAGTTTACAACAAAATGACGTTGCCCTTTATTAATAAAACTTGGATTTGTGTCATTGTGGTCAAATTTAACATCAGGATCCCGTCAAGTTGcacacattgttttttttagtcgGCCCTCAGAATGTGATTGATCATGTTGGGCTCTAACAAATAAAAACGATCGCTTTAAGCAAATGAGTACATTATCCAGGACAAACAGTGCATTCAAGATAACTTTTTTATCGGCCAGCCAGGAACTAAATCAAACAATCCACCTTCAACTTGACCCTCCCAGTAATCCCATTAAACCATTTAGCAACAGCGGTAACAAAAGCAATCAGTGATGCAATCATGAGGGCTCAGGTTCAGATTAaagcctccagctccttcagtcCACAGTTGTTGGCGTTTCCATGGTAGTGTGAAGACATCGGTGCAAAAGCGCCGGAGAGAAGctccagaggagaaaaacaagattaGTGCCCACATGTCCTGACAGCAGGAGCTCCTTCCGACATTAGAGAAGCGGTGTGTGCACAGGGTTCAACTGCTGCTCCAAGgatctttctgtttttcttcctgcctGGTGTTCCGACAAACATCATGCCTGGAGATGGATTCACCAGCCGGATCAGGAACTTACTGCGTTCTCCGgccagcagacagaggaaggaCAAGAGGGAAAGTCTGTCGAGCAAGGTAAGACAGGTATCGATGCCCAGCAGATACAGCCATTTACCAAAATATATAATAGAGTTTAGCTTTCTAAAAAAGACCTGAAGTTCACTTAAGGCTCATCACAACTGTTATCAGTGCTGCCAAGGATACCGTATCAGCTCATTACTCATAAGAGGCACtataaaaaatgtgaaaagaaaaaaacgttGTTGATATATTTTAATATGGAGGTCATAAAATTCTATTTGAAATTTTGCCAATTTAATAACGTGCACCTGTATTTATAACTGTTTTATTACTGTGCAAACCTGGAAAAATACTCTGCagtctgctttgttttgatccgtgaaattgttttaataagcAGTGGAtaacacaaagaaaatgctttaaaattaATTTACAAAAATTATTTGTTAATTAGCATTAAAACCCAAGCCTGAAATGGAGCTGCAGAAGAGTCGATgaccctcacagctgcttcATCTGCTGACACACTTTATCTGCCTTCTGTCACATTATCTGTTTATGAGTCTGACCTTGCACTTGATCCTTTACCCTTTTAATCAAATCGACATCAAATTTTAGAGATTTTTTCCCCAGGAATGATCACATCACACAAACCTTACACCTAATGGTAATATGTTTTAATGCCACTTGTTCTCACAACACATGTCTATCCAGGTGACTTTAGAGAAGGTTCTCGGCATCACGGCTTCAGGAAAGTGCGGTCTGGCCTGTGACCCACGTTCGGGGTTGGTGGCCTATCCTGCAGGGTAAGAACGATGATCTCTGCATCCTCATCTCGAGCCCTAACCATCCCATCTTTGACATTTCCCTTGACCTTTAGAGGGCTTGACGTTGCCATCAGTCCAGCATCAATTTTTAAAACACGAATTAGCTGTAGCGTCACATAagcttctgtttctgtttaaACACATTAATCAATGCTCATGCttctgtgacccccccaccacacacacacacacacacacacacacacacacagcagcagcagccctcatTAGCTTAATCATACCATGGGATAGCCTTCAGACTTACTGCATTGGTAAATGCATGAATGAGTGTATTTGTTGCTCTAATCTTGTGCGAAATGTCTTAACAGGTCAAAGCACAATGTTTAATATGGATCAAGAGAGATTATTAAACTTGTGATTCAAGCATTACACCAGAGGTTGTCAGAAAGGTTGAGGTTTTTGATCcgcatgcatgtgtgagatgaagaaaatgttttcaaaacTGAGTTTAGTTATTCATTTTTTGAAAATAAGAATTGTATGAAAAATACATTAAGTATTGTGCATAATTgtgtaaatgtaatgcaaaaTGCAACGTCTTGCAGTGTCTTACTCTTTTTTTGTGTAGGTGTGTGGTCGTCTTACTAAACCcgaagaaaaacagacaaaaccacATTATCACTTCCAGGTGAGCTGAAAATGTCACCCAAGCAGATGCAAAGATGATGTTttcggggaaaaaaagtcaaataca of the Takifugu flavidus isolate HTHZ2018 chromosome 19, ASM371156v2, whole genome shotgun sequence genome contains:
- the magl gene encoding MAX gene-associated protein isoform X1 — protein: MPVMDSEVAPMEDRRALEEGRVTDGAFPFSPTSVPSSTPSLLNTTGADFTSEPEIEMKAVSMASNNCSSTSLSSPAEASPAKPVVASPTLCHSPTEPYQATSQLASESLMCTETSLVKLPQSSPLLPSFVFTKLQSSNTEGDFPTVLTHKGVSVTLENNSVWKQFHSCTTEMILTKQGRRMFPYCRYRLSGLEPTRMYSLFLSIVPVDQYKYRWSNSKWEPSGVAEHYNQGLFRAFSHHYSPSQGSALMTSLVSFYKLKLTNNMNDQEGHIILHSMHRYIPRLHVIPVVDGEISPPDKLAFMGPECLTFIFPQTEFMAVTTYQNFRITQLKINHNPFAKGFREEGSCSRLNRIITEVRHVAKAGDPIPDVKSEVKEEDVELSLNGDIDSTSITKTRLVLKPIMSSSPGNAPFVNCLRGKHALGELVLVEDQQCVVPKKEPHAESLTPKATQRFRASTPGSSLRLRKRGRRINRRWANSHGRRWKAAPASPTVVHSPSLTVAMQPELDDVEGLLFVSFSSKEALEFHIRDKSPSSPPPSTNLELKETNKLGAVSPEGDEENIPHLEAVLLQDLSLCRHRQVLHPVLQEVGLKLSCLDPATPVDLKYLGIHLPLPPPELPEQSTITSPSDEGLSFISRTGKTSDMTKIKGWKSKFIKSKETCPGSDGSQKNLSAFCSNMLDEYLESEAQKISERAAAFSTNPEGRVSYQLPAKSSSYVKTLDSVLKHRGTASKSAVGSSRPCPLSHKHLFNFAQSSLAQTDPVSPKGSPSVPRSAPSHLAAELKACSTPASHGTSPVQQTSSAHQPVGIQRSVTSQGLTYRSSALTKFQSKLLEMEIGTLNEGLSRTQLTNDRLGVALSVLLTKEMQPSQILKVAKYPVDKTTKTECGWDFCRLGCLCASLQYSRKGPLHCQRPECMFGCACFKRKITKQLITAEDKAEGQPVYSMTNMEHPSQPQRGFHAKTLWKCSTNNEDPEPVFAPSGARPCLAPIKAAKRSSLAHPSQQNLLKPPQMREDDKDPVYKYLESMMTCARVRGFRERAPPEVNLEPKIIEKPPQLTAFDEKEARKQIEIQSGCHWRKDRKKVLEELCRRMNQNNIPESFIIEPYQIRLITKIVMQKPSGSVIKYRLHISEPSANDEEKSESSDKEMHASDGEDMETVEEEEEPVMRYGVTPFLSGVLPAGKLRARTKPVGCQASGLIQVNGKTYNQARLLLGTMGSLHPANRLAAYITGRVNLPAEINKKTLKSDPTNKANTPAILLVKAAGTETPSTITPRTTAKLKNPTQQPVQQSELESSNKGFVALLLPPQSAPSKSPVQTITRGDICQSTTFQNSSMTSNVSLTVSPSLKTPSFLGQTGTFSFRICPPTNQGTKSQTQQGVLLPGGFTLIQLPSQNTNGDSQQVPCENTGGTANLNWLGLDIAAKARELLSSEMVKPEFFTAPKCNDDTSSEESVELNRQVESGGNDSESLDFSEESDEVDVETIDGSHELVIDRIKEDARKALVTSRNSQDGFRSPPAASIQAQPNSSKQQKGRCESLKILNRRETHTWVERLRRSELRELFDKLHTILQTNPKPPRLHLLSMAQNEIKSLVEASKYLEDQKTKLIQKQQAYLKELSLLTGRSEKVIQDRLKEFYKEEKLKEKTMKWSPFFSNLLQSRAALLQADNSEAKKETIPLLPSDFLLRPSQHPSNPVAAQNTAVLTPLRMQHFQPEVTKTMSPELKSVAAPSPHDDRKDKISDSVAQRSVKATTSTQKPDAIQPVKEISFPLVRSKSGRIILPSSLKPICQNILPVVGEKSKLAGETGEKPANKQKTEPDQPAEIISVTEEDKTLQSPNSKPTPPCVNTPMASVTFLNKSMLLVQKALHAAEQIPTVGPQAAPTQTPVQRSRGRPRKTPRIQVKLAPASERRGHSVKSLDHSQTAVAEGPKENGLLTTGDSPLLLKRGRGRPPKRSSSEGLWNPPVIQGSVTPKSEDIPERFSKESRKARPLTRAALGKDFPSAKKRSWIDIEKELEQDTDSE
- the magl gene encoding MAX gene-associated protein isoform X2, which encodes MPVMDSEVAPMEDRRALEEGRVTDGAFPFSPTSVPSSTPSLLNTTGADFTSEPEIEMKAVSMASNNCSSTSLSSPAEASPAKPVVASPTLCHSPTEPYQATSQLASESLMCTETSLVKLPQSSPLLPSFVFTKLQSSNTEGDFPTVLTHKGVSVTLENNSVWKQFHSCTTEMILTKQGRRMFPYCRYRLSGLEPTRMYSLFLSIVPVDQYKYRWSNSKWEPSGVAEHYNQGLFRAFSHHYSPSQGSALMTSLVSFYKLKLTNNMNDQEGHIILHSMHRYIPRLHVIPVVDGEISPPDKLAFMGPECLTFIFPQTEFMAVTTYQNFRITQLKINHNPFAKGFREEGSCSRLNRIITEVRHVAKAGDPIPDVKSEVKEEDVELSLNGDIDSTSITKTRLVLKPIMSSSPGNAPFVNCLRGKHALGELVLVEDQQCVVPKKEPHAESLTPKATQRFRASTPGSSLRLRKRGRRINRRWANSHGRRWKAAPASPTVVHSPSLTVAMQPELDDVEGLLFVSFSSKEALEFHIRDKSPSSPPPSTNLELKETNKLGVSPEGDEENIPHLEAVLLQDLSLCRHRQVLHPVLQEVGLKLSCLDPATPVDLKYLGIHLPLPPPELPEQSTITSPSDEGLSFISRTGKTSDMTKIKGWKSKFIKSKETCPGSDGSQKNLSAFCSNMLDEYLESEAQKISERAAAFSTNPEGRVSYQLPAKSSSYVKTLDSVLKHRGTASKSAVGSSRPCPLSHKHLFNFAQSSLAQTDPVSPKGSPSVPRSAPSHLAAELKACSTPASHGTSPVQQTSSAHQPVGIQRSVTSQGLTYRSSALTKFQSKLLEMEIGTLNEGLSRTQLTNDRLGVALSVLLTKEMQPSQILKVAKYPVDKTTKTECGWDFCRLGCLCASLQYSRKGPLHCQRPECMFGCACFKRKITKQLITAEDKAEGQPVYSMTNMEHPSQPQRGFHAKTLWKCSTNNEDPEPVFAPSGARPCLAPIKAAKRSSLAHPSQQNLLKPPQMREDDKDPVYKYLESMMTCARVRGFRERAPPEVNLEPKIIEKPPQLTAFDEKEARKQIEIQSGCHWRKDRKKVLEELCRRMNQNNIPESFIIEPYQIRLITKIVMQKPSGSVIKYRLHISEPSANDEEKSESSDKEMHASDGEDMETVEEEEEPVMRYGVTPFLSGVLPAGKLRARTKPVGCQASGLIQVNGKTYNQARLLLGTMGSLHPANRLAAYITGRVNLPAEINKKTLKSDPTNKANTPAILLVKAAGTETPSTITPRTTAKLKNPTQQPVQQSELESSNKGFVALLLPPQSAPSKSPVQTITRGDICQSTTFQNSSMTSNVSLTVSPSLKTPSFLGQTGTFSFRICPPTNQGTKSQTQQGVLLPGGFTLIQLPSQNTNGDSQQVPCENTGGTANLNWLGLDIAAKARELLSSEMVKPEFFTAPKCNDDTSSEESVELNRQVESGGNDSESLDFSEESDEVDVETIDGSHELVIDRIKEDARKALVTSRNSQDGFRSPPAASIQAQPNSSKQQKGRCESLKILNRRETHTWVERLRRSELRELFDKLHTILQTNPKPPRLHLLSMAQNEIKSLVEASKYLEDQKTKLIQKQQAYLKELSLLTGRSEKVIQDRLKEFYKEEKLKEKTMKWSPFFSNLLQSRAALLQADNSEAKKETIPLLPSDFLLRPSQHPSNPVAAQNTAVLTPLRMQHFQPEVTKTMSPELKSVAAPSPHDDRKDKISDSVAQRSVKATTSTQKPDAIQPVKEISFPLVRSKSGRIILPSSLKPICQNILPVVGEKSKLAGETGEKPANKQKTEPDQPAEIISVTEEDKTLQSPNSKPTPPCVNTPMASVTFLNKSMLLVQKALHAAEQIPTVGPQAAPTQTPVQRSRGRPRKTPRIQVKLAPASERRGHSVKSLDHSQTAVAEGPKENGLLTTGDSPLLLKRGRGRPPKRSSSEGLWNPPVIQGSVTPKSEDIPERFSKESRKARPLTRAALGKDFPSAKKRSWIDIEKELEQDTDSE
- the magl gene encoding MAX gene-associated protein isoform X4; translation: MPVMDSEVAPMEDRRALEEGRVTDGAFPFSPTSVPSSTPSLLNTTGADFTSEPEIEMKAVSMASNNCSSTSLSSPAEASPAKPVVASPTLCHSPTEPYQATSQLASESLMCTETSLVKLPQSSPLLPSFVFTKLQSSNTEGDFPTVLTHKGVSVTLENNSVWKQFHSCTTEMILTKQGRRMFPYCRYRLSGLEPTRMYSLFLSIVPVDQYKYRWSNSKWEPSGVAEHYNQGLFRAFSHHYSPSQGSALMTSLVSFYKLKLTNNMNDQEGHIILHSMHRYIPRLHVIPVVDGEISPPDKLAFMGPECLTFIFPQTEFMAVTTYQNFRITQLKINHNPFAKGFREEGSCSRLNRIITEVRHVAKAGDPIPDVKSEVKEEDVELSLNGDIDSTSITKTRLVLKPIMSSSPGNAPFVNCLRGKHALGELVLVEDQQCVVPKKEPHAESLTPKATQRFRASTPGSSLRLRKRGRRINRRWANSHGRRWKAAPASPTVVHSPSLTVAMQPELDDVEGLLFVSFSSKEALEFHIRDKSPSSPPPSTNLELKETNKLGAVSPEGDEENIPHLEAVLLQDLSLCRHRQVLHPVLQEVGLKLSCLDPATPVDLKYLGIHLPLPPPELPEQSTITSPSDEGLSFISRTGKTSDMTKIKGWKSKFIKSKETCPGSDGSQKNLSAFCSNMLDEYLESEAQKISERAAAFSTNPEGRVSYQLPAKSSSYVKTLDSVLKHRGTASKSAVGSSRPCPLSHKHLFNFAQSSLAQTDPVSPKGSPSVPRSAPSHLAAELKACSTPASHGTSPVQQTSSAHQPVGIQRSVTSQGLTYRSSALTKFQSKLLEMEIGTLNEGLSRTQLTNDRLGVALSVLLTKEMQPSQILKVAKYPVDKTTKTECGWDFCRLGCLCASLQYSRKGPLHCQRPECMFGCACFKPMTNMEHPSQPQRGFHAKTLWKCSTNNEDPEPVFAPSGARPCLAPIKAAKRSSLAHPSQQNLLKPPQMREDDKDPVYKYLESMMTCARVRGFRERAPPEVNLEPKIIEKPPQLTAFDEKEARKQIEIQSGCHWRKDRKKVLEELCRRMNQNNIPESFIIEPYQIRLITKIVMQKPSGSVIKYRLHISEPSANDEEKSESSDKEMHASDGEDMETVEEEEEPVMRYGVTPFLSGVLPAGKLRARTKPVGCQASGLIQVNGKTYNQARLLLGTMGSLHPANRLAAYITGRVNLPAEINKKTLKSDPTNKANTPAILLVKAAGTETPSTITPRTTAKLKNPTQQPVQQSELESSNKGFVALLLPPQSAPSKSPVQTITRGDICQSTTFQNSSMTSNVSLTVSPSLKTPSFLGQTGTFSFRICPPTNQGTKSQTQQGVLLPGGFTLIQLPSQNTNGDSQQVPCENTGGTANLNWLGLDIAAKARELLSSEMVKPEFFTAPKCNDDTSSEESVELNRQVESGGNDSESLDFSEESDEVDVETIDGSHELVIDRIKEDARKALVTSRNSQDGFRSPPAASIQAQPNSSKQQKGRCESLKILNRRETHTWVERLRRSELRELFDKLHTILQTNPKPPRLHLLSMAQNEIKSLVEASKYLEDQKTKLIQKQQAYLKELSLLTGRSEKVIQDRLKEFYKEEKLKEKTMKWSPFFSNLLQSRAALLQADNSEAKKETIPLLPSDFLLRPSQHPSNPVAAQNTAVLTPLRMQHFQPEVTKTMSPELKSVAAPSPHDDRKDKISDSVAQRSVKATTSTQKPDAIQPVKEISFPLVRSKSGRIILPSSLKPICQNILPVVGEKSKLAGETGEKPANKQKTEPDQPAEIISVTEEDKTLQSPNSKPTPPCVNTPMASVTFLNKSMLLVQKALHAAEQIPTVGPQAAPTQTPVQRSRGRPRKTPRIQVKLAPASERRGHSVKSLDHSQTAVAEGPKENGLLTTGDSPLLLKRGRGRPPKRSSSEGLWNPPVIQGSVTPKSEDIPERFSKESRKARPLTRAALGKDFPSAKKRSWIDIEKELEQDTDSE